One Gigantopelta aegis isolate Gae_Host unplaced genomic scaffold, Gae_host_genome ctg8941_pilon_pilon, whole genome shotgun sequence genomic window, gaaatattaacattatctTCTCGTAAACAAACTGTCcttaaagaaaaaaacctagctgatgttgttttttcattgacGAAGTGTACCTACTATCCGTacttgaataattttttttatacaatgaAATTGATTTATctctaaattaaaaaattcataACATACATTATTAACCTTACATCATCCTCAATTCTGATATGAACCTCATCAAAATAGAtcttataacaatataatattacatacaaAAAAGGTTAAGAGATAGTACCTCTACTTTTCTAAGAAGACatagtattattttaatgatgaatCTAGAACAAAACCAGTATTTTCATTAGATAACACAGGACCTATAGTGTATATATAACACATGCACAAATTCAACTCGAAAGGACCAACCATCTCTTCCTTCTAAATGTTCAAATTTCTTAACAAGAAATCGTTTCAATTCTAATGCTTTTTTTATTTCCCAGCTGGGATCATGATATCTttctattaataatatatagcattttatatatacatttttatagtaGTAATGATGACACACCCATTAGTAACAATGTGTCATAAAAACAATCCTCTAACTTGTAAAGATATCTTGCCTAATAATAGCCAGCCAAATTGAATCTCTATGTGATctgtaaattaaataaaattgaataataGCTAAAGGTTTAATGATCTCTGACCAATTCCTCCACATTTGACTCTTACGGGGAGCATTGAAAGCACGAAGAAGAGAATTCTAGAGAGGACCGGCAGGTCAGCAGGAGTTTATTGTTGTAAATACTTACCCATCCTTCAGGATTGACTTCAAGATTTGTAGTAGATGATCTGATACCTTAGAACGAGGAAGATATGTAGTTGTGTAGTTTGCAACAATTCTATAGGTTTTACAAACCTAAAAGTCCCGATAAATGTAAAGATTCCTTTTGAACAGTACATAATCTTGATAACTCCAGTCCTAACCACAAATAACTGAGATATAGCCCAGTAACCGATTTGGAACGCCAAGTAAGCGAGAACCATGATGAACAGCAGGTGGAGCTCGTTGTAAAACACTAGCCTATTAGCTAGTGAATACATTAATGTcactgattttataataatctTTTAAAATAACTGAGAAATAAATCAGTAATGACAAGTAATGTCAAATAATTCTAAGGTTGTAGTAGTCATTTCTTATATATTAAGTAAAGTGATAAATGAACAGGTGCATAAATGACAGTTTAACAAAGAACAGCTGGGACTACATGTATGATTTCATGGATGGGTGGACTATGAGATGAGGAAGGGTGGTACATCATTGTCGCAGCTTCTGTTTCCAAAAGCACTGTATCAAACAAATGATACATCACCTTTTTTCTCCTTTAGGTGTTGAACTCCAATTAAAAGAATAAATACAACAATCTATACGGGGTGGTTGCTTTGCCTGTGTAAATTTCAAAAAGGGGTCACGTCCAAATATACCAACAAACGTTCACTGACATTATCACGAGCAACATGTGTCCAAGTATAAGTTTTGTTGGAGGAAGGTTAGCTAAAAAAAGATTAGCATTGTCATACTAACTTGTACAGCAATCATACCAGTATCATCTTGAAGATATAGTTGAAATACATACTGTACTTCAATAAGGGTACATTTGCTTCACTTGGTAACCTTTTCCTCACATTTAGGGCATTTGCTTCCTGCCTTAAGGTAAGTATTAGTTTGATTCTGCTTTTATAGTTTTGCTAAAGCATATGGTGCCTCTCGAGACACTTGGAACAACAGAGTTTTTACAATCTCTTCAATGCATTTAGCAGATATTCCAACTGGTTGGACATCACAACGATATCTATTAGGGATTTCAGTTGAGGTGAGAATATCACTGAGTTTTTGTGAAGGATGAGAAGAATGACGAGTGTATTCACGTAAGTTGCAAAGGGAATCTTGGTTAACAGAAGATTTGAAGGAGCAACCAAAGTCGTAGTGTTTTTTTAAGAGACAACACATCAGAATCAGTCTCTGGAAGCACGAGCATGAGATTCCTTCTCCTTTGGGGCAATTTACTAATAACTGAACAATTGAAATTTCATCTCCATAGGGTGTTCTTACAGTAGTAAGAACAAGCATGCACATTATTTAAATAGATATATTGTCCAGGTTGAAGATTTGATACCCGAACTGCTAATGCATTTATGATAATGACATCATAAACAtcatttgcatatttatttGCTAATGTTTCGTCTGTTATAGGAACCGTTCCTTTTACATGAAAATTGTGCCATAAATTTAAGTGATGATTTGGTACCATCACAAACAGataagcacattgatttctctGCTACAATTGGAAGAACAGACACTAAATGCCATAACCATGTCAAAACGATCACCAGGTTGCACATTAATTAGCTTACACAATGATTTCCCTGATGTGTATTTAGCGACCATTGTTTAAGTTTCGTTACTATACTTTTGTCAAACTCTGTGAGTGATGCATTAGAAGAGCTCTTGTTATGGTTGTAAAGATTGGTCAGAAGAGAGccattaaaaacatgaaaagatgagaaatgaaaaacaacagcTTGTGGAGATTCATTGAAAGTATTAACTTTCACATCGAACGTAAGAGAACCTATATCTCCTACCCTTTGAATATTAGGTAATCCATCTAGAGTTTTATGAAAGCGGTCCACGTTGATACCATCTTCAGGTTGACTCGGATCAACTACCACAATGATGTACAAAAATCCGTGCCTCATAGATTGATAACAAGGTTTAAAGAATTTGACTACTCCTGCTATATTGGTCTTTAATCCAACCACAACATCTTTAATTAGAACATACTGATAGCTAGGACAAACAACAGAGGGTTTTTTTGTCCTGTATCATTTTTGAGAGGACTTTTGGTGTCCgcatatgatgatgatggtttttCAAATGAGGAAGAGCTTTGTTTTGTCTCTTCTCTTTTTGAAAACAAAGATGAAGCATAACGTTTTTTTTTGACTGTAACTGTCTATAAACCCAACGATTTATGAGAATACAAGACAAATTACGACAGTCCATTAGTGCAGTCAAGTGAGATAACACAATCTTCACTCTAGTCTCTAAATCCATATTTCTACTAACTTTTGCTCCATAGATATACATGTTAGTATTAGATGGTTTTTATGCATGGAAAATCTTTAGCAGATTCTCCTTTAAATGATACTCGTACCTTCACGTCGGGGGGGGGGTTTTGAACATCTTTTAAGAGAACAATGACGTCTTTTAAATCACCACTTGTAGGCGTATGACCAAATGGTATCCCCAGTACACACGTATGATTAAGATCACTGTTTTCATTGCATTCCTcgcacatttttttttccatcctgtggtaatttggacaaaaatcctTCAGATATTCGTTTTTATGGACTAGGTCCACGTAAAGACGTTCATTAACTTGAATAGGCTTAGTTGTCCAAAGACTCTCATGAGCAGGACCTACAATCTAGAACTAGAAAAAATTGAGCCcgccatatttttttattaaagaaggTGGATAGtaacttattatttttaagCCACGCCCTACTGCTTatattgttagtttttttttctaatcgtatttttaataaaattgttatattCTTCAATTAATAGACAATATGGTCCCCGCCAATTGGGCAGCAGAGCTCAATTAGAGAGTCGTAAAGTTAATGTGGTAAGTCTAATAAATAATTCTTCATATTTTAACCTCTTTGCTACAGATGGGAGCTGTTCACTTAACATATGGTGCATTAGTAGCACAACTTGTAAGAGATTATGAAAATGATGAAGAAATTAATAAGCAGTTAGACAAATGTAAACCTATTTTAATTGATCGTTAGTAATTAAGTTTGATTGTTTATATAGGGGCTATAACATAGTGTTTAGACAATTGAAGATTTTCTGCTAGATCACCTGATGTGTTGGTCGATGTTACGACCTTAAACTACAGCAGATATCCTAACAAAGTATGGTAGATAGCATagaatatatatcaatatttgtttttttttatatagcaaGGATTTAAGACATACATTTTGGAATTTGTTCCAGTAATAGCAAATTGGAATCCAAAGGCGATGAATTTTCACTTATTTTAGAGACTAATCCTCTCACAGACTTTGTTGAACTTCCTGACGATCAGTCCTCAATTATTATACTCgaatataattttgttgtaaTTAGAGGAGCACTAGAAATGGTACTTatacaaaataatgtatttaattttgaatGTAGTATTATTAGGTTCATTGGACGTTGATGTTTGGTTTGTACAAGTGACACGTTGAAAGAGAAGATGATACAACAGAAATTAGaatgtaaaactaaataaaagaaTTAGAAGATGCTGTTTCCTGCAAAAAATAGGAGAAGACTAAATGACAATAGTTAATACTGTGTGTTTACAATggggaataaaattaaatagtaCCTCACGTGACAACACGTCACCAATTTCAAATTGAACTTCAAATTTGAACTGGCACTTAAAAGCCACACTTCTTCCAATCTGTAACTCCCCTtgtcttctttttgtttctcgTTCTTGTTaggtaaatatatgaagttgttaaTATGGCGTGTTGTAACGTTGAAGAGGCCAGTAGATGTTTTGGGCAGTCCCCCATGTTGAGCAACAGCCCTTACCAAAACGAAAAGATGTGGTCCTCCATTGTTTCCATCTACGCCCATCTGAAAGTTCTCCTggtaaaaagtttttaaaaaaagaaaaagatttttAGAAGTGGAAGATATGCCAGTATCCCCTCCAGCTAACACGAAAAacaacttgtgtcacaattttttttacaagcgGCTCCACCCCTTTATACTGGTATTTCTTGAAGAAATAAGAAAATTTCGATACTTACATTCTCTTTTGTAGATAAATTAGTAGCTAGTATTGAGGCTGATTGAAGAGGCTCCCACGTCGTAAACTATATCAATGAGTCACAAGGAAGTCACATGACGTACCTGTCTCATCTCCGACTGCTCA contains:
- the LOC121367089 gene encoding trafficking protein particle complex subunit 3-like; the encoded protein is MGAVHLTYGALVAQLVRDYENDEEINKQLDKCKPILIDRYNSKLESKGDEFSLILETNPLTDFVELPDDQSSIIILEYNFVVIRGALEM